One part of the Maridesulfovibrio sp. genome encodes these proteins:
- a CDS encoding ATP-binding cassette domain-containing protein, with product MNQEKVIHFDRVSFGYGQHTVLDDISFDILSGDYLAVIGPNGGGKTTLLKLLLGLIEPQKGRIEILGMPPGKHGGCIGYMPQYTTVSSSFPITVRDAVLMGKVAPGFKGVFGLRFGNGSGGEVEKALDRVGMLEHIDRRVSDLSGGQKQRVFIARAIVDDPKMLLLDEPAASVDQAGKSGLYSLLKELNEEMTIVMVSHDISVLGEGVKSVACVNRKVHLHDQPKITRELLSEAYGETIKGTCPIELITHGELPHRVLEFHPESADSEGDWNV from the coding sequence ATGAATCAGGAAAAAGTCATACATTTTGATAGAGTCAGCTTTGGTTATGGGCAGCATACGGTTCTGGACGATATCAGTTTTGATATCCTGTCCGGTGATTATCTGGCTGTGATCGGTCCAAACGGAGGGGGAAAAACAACCCTGCTCAAACTTTTGCTCGGGCTGATAGAACCGCAAAAGGGCAGGATTGAAATTCTTGGTATGCCGCCTGGAAAACATGGCGGATGTATAGGTTATATGCCGCAGTACACTACTGTTTCCAGCTCATTCCCTATCACCGTGCGAGATGCGGTTCTTATGGGAAAAGTTGCGCCCGGATTTAAAGGAGTGTTCGGTCTCAGGTTCGGGAACGGCTCCGGTGGTGAAGTAGAGAAAGCCCTGGACCGGGTAGGAATGCTGGAGCACATCGACCGCAGGGTTTCCGATCTTTCCGGGGGACAGAAGCAGCGGGTTTTCATCGCCCGTGCAATAGTTGATGATCCGAAAATGCTGCTTTTGGACGAACCTGCCGCCAGTGTGGATCAGGCTGGTAAAAGTGGACTTTACAGCTTGCTTAAAGAATTAAACGAGGAAATGACAATCGTCATGGTCAGTCATGATATATCTGTACTAGGAGAGGGCGTTAAGTCCGTGGCCTGCGTTAACCGTAAAGTTCATCTTCATGACCAACCCAAGATAACCCGTGAGCTGCTCAGCGAAGCTTATGGAGAAACCATCAAGGGAACCTGCCCCATTGAATTGATAACTCATGGTGAATTGCCGCACCGGGTGCTGGAGTTTCACCCTGAGTCAGCTGATAGTGAAGGAGACTGGAATGTTTGA
- a CDS encoding GDSL-type esterase/lipase family protein codes for MQLIFIGDSLTLGVNDAERLSWPGRICKELDPQGVKLSVYNLGVRASSTEHIQNRWENEVQSRVLPDVPTMLIFCMGAPDVVKNISLDRSKANAESILRKAKDNHDVLFVTPPPMIDPEKDARTKNLASELCNICASLDIACLDINSPLRDNPAYIKALKESDGVHPNSEGYGIMAEMIGKFISPYILPHLS; via the coding sequence ATGCAATTAATATTCATTGGCGACTCACTCACTTTGGGAGTCAATGACGCCGAAAGACTAAGCTGGCCCGGACGTATCTGCAAAGAGCTTGATCCGCAGGGAGTTAAACTCAGCGTATACAATCTTGGAGTACGGGCTTCATCCACCGAGCATATTCAAAACCGATGGGAAAATGAAGTTCAGAGCCGAGTACTGCCGGATGTTCCTACAATGCTGATATTCTGCATGGGCGCACCAGATGTGGTGAAGAATATCAGTTTAGACCGGAGCAAAGCCAACGCGGAATCAATTCTGCGCAAAGCCAAAGATAATCATGACGTGCTTTTCGTCACCCCTCCGCCCATGATTGACCCGGAAAAAGATGCACGGACAAAAAATCTCGCTTCCGAGCTCTGCAATATATGCGCAAGCCTTGACATTGCGTGTCTGGATATTAACTCCCCACTGCGGGATAACCCCGCTTACATCAAGGCCCTCAAGGAGAGCGACGGAGTACATCCGAACTCTGAAGGTTACGGCATCATGGCTGAAATGATCGGTAAATTCATTTCCCCCTACATCCTGCCCCACCTCAGTTAG
- a CDS encoding low specificity L-threonine aldolase has protein sequence MRSFASDNYSGVHPEIMQAIINANEDHMSSYGADPVCAVAETLFKEHFGQQAKVFFLTTGTATNTLILRHLCKSWNSVICSQDAHINVDECGSPESMGIKLMLAETENGKITVETIKPLVPSEPDVHRAQPAVVSITQSTELGTLYTVDEIKAICDFAHSKGLFVHMDGARIANAAEALGVSFKEMTVDCGVDVLSFGGTKNGCMCAEAAVFINPEAGENFEYLRKQNMQLISKMRYVGAQFKALLTDELWKRNAAHANSLARKLADKAGKIEGVKITRPVEANGIFAIIPGHAVEKLQARFPFYVWDEQTGEVRWMTSWSTTDEDIENFCAALKELI, from the coding sequence ATGCGATCATTTGCCAGTGACAACTATTCCGGTGTCCACCCTGAAATAATGCAGGCTATTATCAACGCCAATGAAGACCATATGTCTTCCTACGGGGCAGACCCGGTTTGCGCCGTAGCTGAAACATTATTCAAAGAACATTTCGGACAGCAGGCTAAAGTCTTTTTCCTGACCACAGGAACCGCAACCAACACCCTGATACTTCGCCACCTCTGCAAAAGCTGGAACAGCGTGATCTGCTCTCAAGACGCTCACATAAATGTAGATGAGTGCGGTTCACCGGAAAGCATGGGTATCAAGCTCATGCTGGCTGAAACCGAGAACGGCAAGATTACTGTTGAAACCATCAAACCGCTGGTTCCTTCCGAACCGGATGTCCACCGTGCCCAACCCGCAGTGGTTTCCATCACCCAGAGCACTGAACTTGGCACTCTTTACACAGTGGATGAAATCAAAGCTATCTGTGATTTCGCGCACAGCAAAGGTCTGTTCGTTCACATGGACGGTGCCAGAATTGCCAACGCAGCGGAAGCGCTCGGCGTAAGCTTCAAAGAAATGACAGTTGACTGCGGTGTTGATGTCTTATCCTTCGGCGGAACCAAAAACGGATGTATGTGTGCAGAAGCTGCCGTATTCATCAACCCCGAAGCGGGTGAAAATTTCGAATACCTTCGCAAGCAGAACATGCAGCTTATCTCCAAAATGCGTTATGTAGGTGCCCAGTTCAAAGCACTGCTCACCGATGAACTCTGGAAACGCAATGCAGCCCACGCCAACTCTCTAGCCCGTAAACTGGCCGATAAAGCGGGAAAAATTGAAGGTGTAAAAATAACCCGCCCAGTCGAAGCCAACGGGATTTTCGCCATCATCCCCGGACACGCAGTAGAGAAATTGCAAGCCCGATTCCCCTTCTACGTCTGGGATGAACAGACCGGGGAAGTCCGCTGGATGACATCATGGTCCACCACAGACGAAGATATTGAAAATTTCTGCGCCGCATTGAAAGAACTGATTTGA
- a CDS encoding GNAT family N-acyltransferase: MSHLLCLPKLNSLYSRVHDKDHWVERGQVDFVSKALSLLGVNVELDSQELKRIPKSGPSVVVANHPFGVVEGLILMQMLKAVRPDVKIMANFMLGLIPEMKEHLIAVDPFGRKDSHLGNISGLKEAVKWVRSGGMLAVFPAGEVASLNLKGAKVEDPVWSPTVGGIIKRTGASATPVFFHGRNSLLFQAAGMVHPSLRTVLLPRENLKKKTGPVEFAVGNTVSGERLSSFDSKQELMEYLRFRTYSLSLRFKKRKVALPAFKKKEKPISAQTARRRIITELTMLGSKSVLVENNEFAVHEVHAADCPFVLHEIGRLREKTFRHVGEGTGQAVDVDRFDNTFIHLVLWHKESKEIAGAYRIARTDEQIDRFGLKGVYSHSFFRFKPEFFDRVNPALELGRSFIRRSYQKNFYSLMMLWKGIAAYLARNPRYRYLFGCVSISNDYRKISRELMADSLMRYSGRADLAEYISPARPLKFKKLKGWQKYTPGISFCDSDDLEKVVQDIEGGMGIPVLLRHYLKIGGRLAGFNVDPDFGNALDGLIVVDLMETSERSLFKFMGKEQGREYRAYHLSRIEGDQEGVTGEDEKVA; this comes from the coding sequence TTGTCTCACCTTTTGTGTCTTCCAAAGCTAAATTCATTATACAGCAGGGTGCATGATAAAGATCATTGGGTGGAAAGGGGGCAGGTTGATTTTGTCAGTAAGGCCTTGAGTCTGCTTGGGGTTAATGTGGAGCTGGACAGTCAGGAACTAAAGCGCATCCCTAAAAGCGGGCCTTCTGTGGTCGTAGCCAACCACCCCTTTGGAGTCGTGGAAGGTCTCATCCTGATGCAGATGCTTAAAGCCGTGCGTCCTGACGTTAAAATAATGGCCAATTTCATGCTCGGGCTCATTCCTGAAATGAAAGAGCATCTTATAGCCGTTGATCCTTTCGGGCGTAAGGATTCGCATCTTGGTAATATTTCGGGACTTAAAGAGGCTGTTAAATGGGTTCGTTCCGGTGGAATGCTGGCAGTCTTTCCTGCCGGAGAAGTTGCCAGTCTGAATCTAAAGGGAGCCAAAGTTGAAGACCCGGTCTGGAGTCCTACTGTCGGCGGCATCATCAAACGTACCGGGGCCAGTGCGACTCCCGTTTTCTTTCATGGCCGCAATAGCCTTTTGTTTCAGGCAGCTGGTATGGTTCATCCCAGTCTACGCACTGTTCTGCTGCCCCGCGAAAATCTGAAGAAAAAAACTGGACCGGTTGAATTTGCAGTCGGCAATACTGTCAGCGGGGAACGCCTTTCTTCTTTTGATAGTAAACAGGAACTTATGGAATACCTGCGGTTCCGGACTTACAGTCTAAGTTTAAGGTTTAAAAAAAGAAAAGTTGCGCTGCCTGCGTTCAAGAAAAAAGAAAAACCAATTAGCGCTCAAACAGCCCGGCGCAGGATTATTACAGAGCTTACTATGCTTGGTTCAAAGTCAGTCCTGGTTGAAAATAACGAATTTGCTGTTCACGAAGTACATGCAGCGGACTGTCCTTTTGTTCTGCACGAAATTGGTCGTTTGCGTGAGAAGACATTCCGGCATGTCGGCGAAGGAACAGGACAGGCAGTGGATGTGGACCGCTTTGATAATACTTTCATTCATCTTGTGCTTTGGCACAAGGAGAGCAAAGAAATTGCCGGAGCTTACCGCATTGCCCGCACAGATGAGCAGATTGACCGGTTCGGCCTGAAAGGAGTTTACAGCCATTCCTTTTTCCGGTTCAAGCCTGAGTTTTTTGATAGGGTAAATCCCGCGCTTGAATTGGGGAGATCGTTTATCCGCCGAAGCTACCAGAAGAATTTTTATTCATTGATGATGCTCTGGAAAGGCATTGCCGCATATCTGGCGAGGAATCCCCGTTACAGATACCTGTTCGGTTGTGTCAGCATTTCCAATGACTATAGGAAAATATCACGCGAGTTAATGGCAGATTCGCTCATGCGTTACAGTGGCCGCGCAGATCTTGCAGAATATATTTCACCTGCCAGACCCTTGAAGTTCAAGAAACTCAAAGGATGGCAGAAATATACCCCGGGCATTTCCTTTTGTGATTCGGATGATCTTGAAAAAGTGGTGCAGGATATTGAGGGAGGTATGGGAATTCCGGTTCTCCTGCGGCATTACTTAAAAATCGGCGGCAGGTTGGCGGGATTCAATGTGGACCCGGATTTCGGGAATGCTCTGGACGGGTTGATTGTAGTTGACCTGATGGAAACTTCCGAACGCAGCCTTTTTAAATTCATGGGCAAGGAACAAGGGCGGGAATATCGGGCTTACCATCTCAGTCGCATTGAGGGGGATCAGGAAGGCGTCACTGGAGAAGATGAAAAAGTTGCTTAG
- a CDS encoding alpha-amylase family glycosyl hydrolase, giving the protein MNDNFFGARLHDDGKCSFRIFAPHAQQVKITIQSKETIIEELTPGRYGFHKTTIEKITPGDLYSFEMDGLKFIPDPASHWQPAGLMERSAIVGHHFFDWSGDSFQGLAMGEMIIYEAHVATFSPEKNFIGVLSRLEYLKQLGINTLQLMPVAQFSRLQGWGYDTVYPYAVHTEYGSPDELKELIKQCHLNGIAVIIDVSFGSLNPAANMEPAYAPFFSKKYNAPKGRSLNFDEKYSYGVREFYIQCALSWLRDYRIDGLRIKDADHIHDQTPVHFLEELSARIKEFAQKNNRTCVLINGAKRNALRPVLPPEKGGYGLDAMYNDDFYCALHSRVTGNNKGHFKDYSDPDRMVSAMQYGFAYRGEISEHYIRLQGSSKSELPGCMFVVYSQGHDENGEQDSRCRIIDKAGFEAAKLSAGATLLSPYVPMIFMGEEYGETAPFIFFDDADNPSALNECRLDWMNIENAQGQSMLSLYRRLIKIRQEHPTLHEPCRSRCHVQTIAQGTILIFRNPSSGDRKYAAVVFNFGKEESKFRISPYLPDGTWATELYSADKRYGGNAEALPDILPQNGAIKIAGQSFALFLYSPTMNPA; this is encoded by the coding sequence ATGAATGATAATTTTTTCGGTGCACGGCTTCATGACGACGGTAAATGTTCTTTCAGAATCTTCGCTCCACATGCCCAACAAGTTAAAATAACTATACAAAGTAAAGAAACAATCATTGAAGAACTTACGCCGGGCAGATACGGTTTTCATAAAACCACTATCGAGAAAATTACTCCAGGCGATCTTTATTCTTTCGAAATGGATGGATTAAAATTCATTCCTGACCCTGCATCACATTGGCAACCGGCAGGACTCATGGAACGCTCAGCCATCGTCGGGCATCATTTTTTTGACTGGTCCGGTGACAGTTTCCAAGGACTAGCCATGGGTGAAATGATCATTTATGAAGCCCACGTGGCGACATTCAGCCCGGAAAAAAATTTCATAGGAGTATTATCCAGACTGGAATACCTGAAACAACTCGGGATCAACACCCTACAGCTGATGCCTGTGGCACAGTTTTCACGTTTGCAGGGCTGGGGATATGATACTGTCTATCCATACGCTGTACACACTGAATACGGCAGCCCTGATGAATTGAAAGAGCTTATCAAACAATGCCATCTGAACGGAATCGCGGTTATAATTGATGTATCTTTCGGAAGCCTGAATCCCGCTGCGAACATGGAGCCTGCTTATGCTCCATTTTTCAGCAAAAAGTACAATGCGCCCAAAGGGCGTTCTCTTAATTTTGATGAAAAATACAGTTACGGAGTACGTGAATTCTACATACAATGCGCTTTATCATGGTTACGCGACTATAGGATAGACGGGCTTCGAATCAAAGATGCAGACCACATTCATGACCAGACACCAGTCCACTTTCTTGAAGAACTTTCCGCCCGTATTAAAGAATTTGCCCAAAAAAACAACCGCACCTGCGTACTTATAAACGGGGCCAAACGTAATGCTCTGCGCCCGGTACTTCCGCCTGAGAAAGGAGGTTACGGATTAGACGCAATGTATAATGATGATTTCTATTGCGCGCTGCATAGCCGGGTAACCGGAAACAACAAAGGGCATTTCAAAGATTACTCTGACCCTGACCGCATGGTTTCAGCCATGCAGTACGGATTTGCTTACCGGGGAGAAATTTCCGAGCACTATATAAGGTTGCAGGGGAGCAGTAAGTCAGAATTACCCGGATGCATGTTTGTAGTCTATTCACAAGGCCATGATGAAAACGGCGAACAGGACTCAAGGTGCCGGATCATCGATAAGGCCGGTTTTGAAGCTGCAAAGCTGAGCGCAGGAGCAACCCTGCTCTCCCCATACGTACCTATGATTTTTATGGGCGAAGAGTATGGGGAGACTGCACCGTTTATATTTTTCGATGATGCTGACAACCCATCAGCATTAAACGAATGCCGACTGGACTGGATGAATATTGAAAATGCTCAGGGCCAATCCATGCTTTCCCTGTACCGCAGGCTTATCAAAATCCGCCAAGAACACCCTACTCTTCACGAACCATGCCGCAGCAGGTGCCATGTGCAGACCATCGCTCAGGGCACTATTTTAATCTTTCGTAACCCCAGTTCAGGAGACCGCAAGTACGCTGCTGTGGTCTTCAACTTTGGAAAGGAAGAATCCAAGTTTCGTATTTCCCCATACTTACCTGACGGCACATGGGCAACTGAGTTATACAGCGCTGACAAAAGGTATGGAGGTAATGCTGAAGCACTACCGGACATACTGCCGCAAAACGGAGCTATCAAAATTGCAGGGCAATCCTTTGCCCTGTTTCTATATTCGCCCACAATGAACCCCGCATAG
- the malQ gene encoding 4-alpha-glucanotransferase — protein MKRSSGILLHFTSLPSRFGVGDLGPAAYDFADFLAESGQRFWQVLPITPTAPDLCNSPYSGFSAFAANTNLISPEIMVEYGLLEYEDILNHTQPDTNKADFDAAGEIKETLLRKAFSKVANTLLDDPVFNQFIWENMHWVNDFALFTALKKHFKGDSWITWPEDIRDRTEDGLRHWGEKLYREILYVKFCQWIFFRQWGQLKDHLEEIGVELIGDVPIYVTHDSSDVWANKHIFKLDENGKPYCVAGVPPDYFSKTGQLWGNPVYNWEVLQNEGFGWWSSRMKHNLGLYHWVRLDHFRGFSAYWEVPADAETATEGYWVPAPGHQLFEKLTAEEGCLRVIAEDLGHITPDVIWLKDRFYLPGMNILQFSFGEDIGYCGDALHNHRRNAVVYTGTHDNNTNRGWFLDDADEISRKNLLAYLGYDWIDDAKISWEMIRMLMSSVGCLCIIQAQDLLNLDGSARMNVPGEPVGNWTWKLTPGQLTPLIREKLGEMTELFGRTSKID, from the coding sequence ATGAAACGGTCCAGCGGCATTCTTTTACACTTTACATCACTTCCTTCCCGCTTCGGTGTTGGCGATCTCGGCCCTGCGGCATATGATTTCGCGGACTTTCTCGCCGAGTCCGGACAGCGGTTCTGGCAGGTTCTGCCAATAACACCCACCGCTCCGGATCTTTGCAACTCTCCCTATTCCGGATTTTCTGCATTTGCGGCCAACACTAACCTAATCAGCCCTGAAATCATGGTTGAATATGGACTGCTTGAATATGAAGATATCCTGAACCACACCCAGCCTGACACAAACAAAGCCGATTTTGATGCCGCAGGTGAAATCAAGGAAACACTGCTGCGTAAGGCTTTCTCAAAAGTAGCAAACACACTGCTGGACGATCCGGTTTTTAATCAGTTTATCTGGGAAAACATGCACTGGGTCAACGACTTCGCCCTTTTTACTGCGCTGAAAAAACATTTCAAAGGTGACAGTTGGATCACATGGCCAGAGGATATCCGCGACCGCACAGAAGACGGATTGCGTCATTGGGGTGAAAAACTCTATAGAGAAATATTATACGTAAAATTCTGTCAATGGATTTTCTTCCGCCAATGGGGGCAGCTGAAAGACCACCTCGAAGAGATTGGGGTGGAACTTATCGGGGATGTTCCGATTTATGTGACTCATGACAGTTCAGATGTCTGGGCTAATAAACACATTTTCAAGCTTGACGAGAATGGCAAGCCATATTGCGTTGCCGGCGTTCCTCCGGATTATTTCAGCAAAACCGGACAGCTATGGGGAAACCCTGTTTACAATTGGGAAGTACTGCAAAATGAAGGTTTCGGCTGGTGGAGCAGCCGCATGAAGCATAACCTCGGACTTTACCACTGGGTCCGGCTCGACCATTTCCGCGGGTTTTCGGCATATTGGGAGGTCCCCGCCGATGCAGAGACTGCCACGGAAGGTTACTGGGTTCCTGCACCGGGACACCAGCTTTTTGAAAAACTCACCGCTGAAGAAGGATGTTTAAGGGTTATCGCTGAAGACCTTGGGCACATCACACCGGATGTAATATGGCTCAAAGACCGTTTTTACCTGCCGGGCATGAATATTCTGCAATTCTCATTTGGTGAAGATATAGGATACTGCGGGGATGCATTACACAATCACAGACGCAACGCAGTAGTTTATACCGGAACACATGACAACAATACAAACCGGGGATGGTTCCTTGATGATGCTGACGAAATCAGCCGTAAAAACCTGCTCGCTTATCTTGGCTATGATTGGATTGATGATGCTAAAATCTCCTGGGAAATGATCAGGATGCTCATGTCCAGCGTGGGTTGTCTATGTATCATTCAGGCTCAGGATTTACTCAACCTTGATGGAAGTGCGCGCATGAATGTCCCCGGCGAACCAGTTGGCAACTGGACCTGGAAGCTCACACCTGGCCAGTTAACCCCGCTTATCCGCGAAAAGCTGGGAGAAATGACAGAACTTTTTGGACGGACCAGTAAAATTGATTAA
- a CDS encoding TraR/DksA family transcriptional regulator, with the protein MNSSQRESIRKHLEAKLAELTMRTKTRSTAVETCADDNEYASRISEQKINLALHAREAKLISELEETLSRVNNWDFGICEDCAEEIAIARIKANPTTRFCVGCQSRMEEDMFGRVG; encoded by the coding sequence ATGAATTCTTCTCAGAGGGAGTCCATCAGGAAACATCTTGAAGCAAAGCTGGCTGAACTTACTATGCGCACTAAAACACGAAGCACTGCCGTTGAAACCTGTGCAGATGATAACGAATATGCATCCCGCATCAGCGAGCAGAAAATCAATCTTGCCCTGCATGCACGCGAGGCAAAGCTTATCAGCGAGCTGGAAGAAACTCTCAGCCGAGTGAACAACTGGGATTTTGGTATCTGCGAAGATTGCGCAGAAGAGATAGCCATTGCCCGCATCAAAGCCAACCCGACCACTCGCTTCTGCGTTGGCTGCCAATCCCGCATGGAAGAGGATATGTTTGGACGTGTTGGCTAA
- a CDS encoding TIGR04283 family arsenosugar biosynthesis glycosyltransferase — protein MSSSSKISVIIPVYNEADTINSCIANVQRTCGENYEIIIVDGSVDGSTLSAVNYGEVLLLASPPGRAAQMNLGARKAKGDILLFLHADTILPPAADNLVRETLRAPCATAGAFKIGFDTTLCSMKWITILADLRCRLERVPYGDQAIFVYKSTFEKMGGFPEIPLMEDVEFFQNIKRQGLEIVILKEAITTSARRYQAAGPLRCALRNTFLRMLHLYGVKPATLAKMYGRKGKE, from the coding sequence ATGTCATCAAGCTCGAAAATTTCTGTCATCATTCCGGTTTATAATGAGGCTGACACGATCAACTCATGCATCGCGAACGTACAGAGGACATGCGGGGAGAATTACGAGATCATAATTGTCGACGGTTCCGTTGACGGGTCTACCCTGTCCGCTGTCAATTATGGTGAGGTGTTGCTCCTCGCATCACCACCCGGACGTGCGGCACAGATGAACCTCGGTGCGCGAAAGGCTAAGGGAGATATTCTGCTCTTTCTGCATGCAGACACAATTCTTCCGCCAGCTGCGGACAACCTTGTCCGCGAAACACTTCGCGCGCCTTGCGCTACTGCCGGAGCCTTCAAAATCGGCTTCGACACCACTCTGTGCTCTATGAAATGGATTACCATTTTAGCAGACCTGCGCTGTAGACTGGAACGTGTTCCCTACGGGGATCAAGCTATTTTCGTTTACAAATCAACGTTTGAAAAAATGGGCGGCTTCCCTGAAATTCCGCTCATGGAAGATGTTGAATTCTTCCAGAACATAAAACGGCAAGGGCTGGAAATAGTCATTCTCAAGGAAGCCATCACGACCTCAGCCCGCCGCTATCAGGCTGCCGGGCCATTAAGGTGCGCCCTACGCAATACTTTCCTGCGCATGCTCCATCTATACGGAGTAAAGCCTGCAACACTGGCAAAGATGTACGGCAGAAAGGGCAAAGAATGA
- a CDS encoding TIGR04282 family arsenosugar biosynthesis glycosyltransferase — protein sequence MTNCAIIVFVKFPIAGKVKTRIGNDIGFETAAELYTVFVEDMLDNLNNAGINPIIAYDPHQAEDDYCAWLGARRYMPQQGEDLGERMLNALRATFRLGFKTAILTGSDLPDLDPVVVHQAIQSIQKSPACIGPAKDGGYYLIGFQKGTLTDSVFKDMEWSTDAVFDETISRLKKRKIEPVILREHQDMDTLADLKRLTANPANVLLCPKSMALLNTFMQS from the coding sequence ATGACGAATTGCGCGATCATTGTTTTTGTAAAATTTCCCATTGCGGGAAAAGTTAAAACGCGAATCGGGAATGACATCGGCTTTGAAACAGCAGCTGAGCTATATACCGTATTCGTTGAAGATATGCTGGATAATTTAAATAATGCAGGCATCAACCCTATCATAGCCTATGATCCGCATCAGGCAGAGGATGATTACTGTGCATGGCTTGGCGCCCGCCGATACATGCCACAGCAAGGCGAAGATCTTGGAGAACGGATGCTAAATGCCCTGCGGGCAACATTCAGACTAGGCTTCAAGACCGCCATCCTAACAGGCAGCGACCTCCCTGATCTCGATCCGGTTGTTGTACATCAGGCTATCCAGAGCATACAAAAATCCCCCGCCTGCATTGGACCTGCAAAAGACGGGGGGTATTACCTGATTGGCTTTCAGAAAGGAACTTTAACTGATTCAGTGTTCAAAGACATGGAATGGAGCACGGATGCCGTCTTCGATGAGACCATTTCACGACTAAAAAAAAGAAAAATTGAACCAGTGATTCTTAGAGAGCATCAGGACATGGATACACTTGCTGACTTGAAAAGACTGACCGCCAACCCTGCAAATGTACTGCTTTGCCCCAAAAGTATGGCTTTGTTGAATACATTTATGCAAAGTTAG
- the mnmE gene encoding tRNA uridine-5-carboxymethylaminomethyl(34) synthesis GTPase MnmE: MSSTSTGTIAAIATPPGDGGVGIIRISGEKAQSIGREIFRPAKDSFSGFKPYTMHYGTVVDSEDIEIDDVLAVFMPGPNSYTGEDTIEINCHGGRAILGAVLGEVLARGARLANAGEFTLRAFLNGRMDLTQAEAVAEMIHAPSKGAAQLAKVKLSGVLGERISGLRARLEDLRAQLCVAVDFPEDELECLPLDKMRDEVGDAVQNISEILSGVERTKAWREGALAVLSGKVNAGKSSLLNALLGRERAIVTDIPGTTRDFIEETLNLEGLQVRVVDTAGLRETSDAVEKAGLDMGRDLAAQADLVLLIIDGSKPFVLEDLDPQFAAIGADCLAVVNKCDLEQAVPAPAEIMRGAGYEVVEISAKKGQGIERLAELIREHILKGAGEPDPDELVPNSRQAATLKKANSELKDLMEDIEMQIPYDLLGVRLETACSALSEITGEITPQEVLNSIFENFCVGK, from the coding sequence ATGTCCAGCACATCCACCGGAACCATAGCCGCCATTGCCACTCCTCCGGGAGACGGCGGGGTTGGAATTATCAGGATCAGCGGTGAAAAAGCCCAGAGTATCGGCAGGGAAATTTTTCGTCCGGCCAAGGACTCTTTCTCCGGTTTTAAACCTTATACCATGCATTACGGAACAGTTGTTGATTCAGAGGATATCGAAATCGATGACGTACTTGCCGTGTTCATGCCCGGTCCTAATTCGTACACCGGGGAAGATACCATTGAGATTAACTGCCATGGTGGGCGGGCCATACTCGGTGCAGTGCTTGGAGAAGTGCTCGCCAGAGGTGCCCGGCTGGCCAATGCCGGGGAATTCACCCTGCGTGCTTTTTTGAATGGACGTATGGATCTCACTCAGGCTGAAGCCGTAGCAGAGATGATTCACGCTCCTTCAAAAGGAGCTGCACAGCTGGCCAAAGTCAAGCTTTCCGGTGTCCTCGGCGAACGGATCTCCGGGTTACGTGCGCGTCTGGAAGACCTGCGGGCGCAACTTTGCGTGGCTGTTGATTTCCCCGAAGATGAGCTTGAGTGTCTGCCGTTGGATAAGATGCGTGACGAAGTTGGCGACGCAGTACAAAATATTTCTGAGATACTTTCCGGAGTTGAACGTACAAAAGCTTGGCGGGAGGGAGCTCTCGCCGTACTTTCCGGAAAAGTGAATGCTGGAAAATCAAGTCTGCTGAATGCGTTGCTAGGGCGCGAACGGGCCATTGTTACCGATATTCCTGGTACTACTCGTGACTTTATCGAGGAAACGCTCAACCTTGAGGGGTTACAGGTTCGCGTTGTTGATACTGCCGGATTGCGTGAAACCAGTGATGCAGTTGAGAAGGCCGGACTTGATATGGGGCGTGATCTTGCTGCACAGGCCGATCTGGTGCTTCTGATTATAGATGGTTCGAAACCCTTTGTGCTTGAAGATCTTGATCCACAGTTTGCAGCGATAGGAGCTGATTGTCTGGCTGTTGTCAATAAATGTGACCTTGAACAGGCCGTTCCGGCACCGGCGGAAATTATGCGTGGGGCTGGATACGAGGTTGTTGAAATTTCCGCTAAAAAGGGACAAGGTATCGAGCGCTTGGCAGAACTTATCCGTGAGCATATTTTGAAAGGGGCAGGTGAACCGGACCCGGATGAACTGGTTCCCAACTCACGTCAGGCCGCGACTTTGAAAAAAGCCAATTCCGAGCTTAAAGACTTAATGGAAGATATCGAAATGCAGATTCCTTACGATCTGCTGGGTGTACGACTTGAGACCGCTTGCAGTGCGCTTTCCGAGATTACCGGGGAGATTACACCGCAAGAAGTGTTGAATTCAATTTTCGAAAATTTTTGCGTTGGTAAATAA